A genomic region of Desulfotignum phosphitoxidans DSM 13687 contains the following coding sequences:
- a CDS encoding DUF4258 domain-containing protein, protein MLTKPIQYSRHAKRRMKLYKITEEDISSIIENWKTKQMVFKGKYEITSNEVFGQQGYPIKVVFSCEIEKIVVITAYPLKKEMKK, encoded by the coding sequence ATGTTAACCAAACCCATACAATATAGTCGTCATGCAAAGCGAAGGATGAAATTGTACAAAATAACCGAAGAGGATATTTCATCCATTATTGAAAACTGGAAGACAAAGCAGATGGTTTTTAAAGGAAAATACGAAATCACCAGCAATGAAGTTTTTGGGCAGCAGGGTTATCCAATAAAGGTTGTTTTTTCTTGTGAAATTGAAAAAATTGTTGTGATTACGGCATACCCCCTTAAAAAGGAGATGAAAAAATGA
- a CDS encoding DUF2283 domain-containing protein, giving the protein MKIHYDQEVDAAYLQFSKETPSGVVEVSEGVNLDLTEDGKIVGIEILDVSKNFPLQSLFTCEFDSKLIA; this is encoded by the coding sequence ATGAAAATTCATTATGACCAAGAGGTTGATGCCGCTTATTTACAATTTTCCAAAGAAACTCCTTCAGGCGTTGTTGAAGTCTCTGAAGGTGTGAATCTGGATCTAACTGAAGACGGAAAGATTGTCGGGATCGAAATCCTTGATGTATCGAAAAATTTTCCGCTTCAGTCTCTTTTTACCTGTGAATTTGATTCAAAGCTGATAGCCTGA
- a CDS encoding MBL fold metallo-hydrolase encodes MKINHIGAKSCVTGSCHLIQAAEVNLLVDCGIAQGHDPVLPFDQWPVPPATVDYLFLTHAHIDHTGRVPDLIDAGFAGEILCTHATKALLSPMLRDAMSFSDRSDTAVRAMEARIDDLSWGFELYDTFTLKSNITFTLKNAGHILGSCFIQFSFPGGPGSAPTRVTFSGDLGCRHTPILPDPDLPDSCDLLILESTYGDRNHENRADRQAALAKALDHALSDSGIVYIPAFALGRTQELIYELDRINPGVPVFIDSPLGVEITRLYQDMDDCWDKEAKTLKAAGDHPIRFKHLYAVERFKDHRRLLDLKGPAIIIAGSGMCTGGRIVNHLKHGLDDPKNDLFFVGYQAAGTPGRAILEGRTPSKAAIHGLTGYSAHADQQTLAAWVAAMPDPPGEIRLVHGEPKAQTALAKRLNT; translated from the coding sequence ATGAAAATCAACCACATTGGCGCCAAAAGCTGCGTCACCGGCTCCTGCCACCTTATCCAGGCGGCCGAAGTCAATCTCCTGGTGGACTGCGGCATTGCCCAGGGCCATGATCCTGTGCTGCCCTTTGACCAGTGGCCCGTGCCCCCGGCCACCGTGGATTACCTGTTTCTCACCCATGCCCACATCGACCACACCGGTCGGGTCCCGGACCTGATCGATGCCGGGTTTGCAGGTGAGATTCTGTGCACCCATGCCACCAAAGCCCTGCTGTCCCCCATGCTCCGGGATGCCATGTCCTTTTCCGACCGCTCCGACACCGCAGTCCGGGCCATGGAAGCCCGGATTGACGACCTGTCCTGGGGGTTTGAGCTGTACGACACCTTCACCCTTAAAAGCAACATCACCTTTACCCTGAAAAACGCCGGCCACATCCTGGGCTCCTGCTTTATCCAGTTTTCATTCCCGGGCGGTCCGGGCAGCGCCCCCACCCGGGTCACCTTTTCCGGGGACCTGGGCTGCCGCCACACCCCGATCCTCCCGGACCCGGACCTGCCCGACTCCTGCGATCTCCTGATCCTGGAATCCACCTACGGGGACCGGAACCACGAAAACCGGGCCGACCGCCAGGCCGCCCTGGCAAAGGCCCTGGACCATGCCCTGTCCGACAGCGGCATTGTGTACATCCCGGCATTTGCCCTGGGCCGCACCCAGGAGCTGATCTACGAGCTGGACCGCATCAACCCGGGCGTGCCCGTGTTCATCGACTCTCCCTTAGGGGTAGAGATCACCCGGCTGTACCAGGACATGGACGACTGCTGGGACAAAGAAGCCAAAACCCTGAAAGCCGCCGGCGACCACCCCATCCGGTTCAAACACCTGTATGCCGTGGAGCGGTTCAAAGACCACCGCCGCCTGCTGGACCTCAAAGGTCCTGCCATCATCATTGCCGGATCCGGGATGTGCACGGGCGGCCGCATTGTCAACCACCTCAAACACGGCCTGGACGACCCGAAAAACGACCTGTTCTTTGTGGGATATCAGGCCGCCGGCACCCCAGGCCGGGCCATCCTGGAAGGCCGCACCCCGTCCAAAGCCGCCATCCACGGCCTGACCGGCTACTCGGCCCACGCCGACCAGCAGACCCTGGCCGCCTGGGTGGCAGCCATGCCCGACCCCCCGGGCGAGATCCGGCTGGTCCACGGCGAACCCAAAGCCCAAACCGCTTTGGCCAAAAGATTGAACACCTGA
- a CDS encoding DUF2235 domain-containing protein has product MNLTLLFDGTWNDPQDRTNVFRLCTSLADHARDRGRQPARSGTGSAARSPST; this is encoded by the coding sequence ATGAACCTAACCCTCCTATTCGACGGCACATGGAACGACCCCCAGGACCGCACCAACGTGTTCCGCCTGTGCACCAGCCTGGCAGACCACGCCAGGGACCGGGGCCGCCAGCCCGCACGTTCCGGGACCGGTTCAGCCGCCCGGTCTCCATCCACATGA